In Equus przewalskii isolate Varuska chromosome 15, EquPr2, whole genome shotgun sequence, a single genomic region encodes these proteins:
- the TMEM115 gene encoding transmembrane protein 115 encodes MQRALPGARQHLGAIVASASVVVKALCAAVLFLYLLSFAVDTGCLAVTPGYLFPPNFWIWTLATHGLMEQHVWDVAISLATVVVAGRLLEPLWGALELLIFFSVVNVSVGLLGAFAYLLTYMASFNLVYLFTIRIHGALGFLGGVLVALKQTMGDCVVLRVPQVRVSVVPMLLLGLLLLLRLATLLQSPALASYGFGLLSSWVYLRFYQRHSRGRGDMADHFAFATFFPEILQPVVGLLANLVHGLLVKVKICQKTVKRYDVGAPSSITISLPGTDPQDAERRRQLALKALNERLKRVEDQSIWPSMDDDEEEAGAKVDSPLPSDKAPTLPGKGAAPESSLITFEAAPPKL; translated from the exons ATGCAGCGCGCCCTACCGGGCGCCCGCCAGCACTTGGGGGCCATCGTGGCCAGCGCCAGCGTGGTGGTGAAGGCCCTGTGCGCGGCGGTACTATTCCTCTACCTGCTGTCCTTCGCCGTGGACACGGGCTGCCTGGCGGTCACCCCAGGCTACCTCTTTCCTCCCAACTTCTGGATCTGGACCCTGGCTACCCATGGGCTAATGGAACAGCATGTGTGGGATGTGGCCATCAGCCTGGCCACAGTGGTGGTGGCTGGACGTTTGCTGGAGCCCCTCTGGGGGGCCTTGGAGCTGCTCATCTTTTTCTCAGTGGTGAACGTGTCTGTGGGGCTGCTGGGGGCATTCGCCTACCTCCTCACCTACATGGCTTCTTTCAACTTGGTCTACCTTTTCACTATCCGCATCCATGGCGCCCTGGGCTTCCTAGGTGGTGTCCTGGTGGCACTCAAGCAAACCATGGGGGACTGTGTGGTCCTGCGAGTGCCCCAGGTGCGCGTCAGCGTGGTGCCCATGCTGCTGTTGgggctgctgctactgctgcggCTGGCCACGCTCCTCCAGAGCCCAGCTCTAGCCTCCTATGGCTTTGGGCTGCTCTCCAGCTGGGTGTATCTTCGCTTCTACCAGCGCCATAGCCGAGGCCGAGGGGACATGGCCGACCACTTTGCTTTCGCCACCTTCTTCCCTGAGATCCTGCAGCCTGTGGTGGGGCTGTTGGCGAACTTGGTACATGGCCTCCTGGTGAAGGTAAAGATATGCCAGAAGACAGTGAAGCGCTATGATGTGGGTGCCCCATCCTCCATCACCATCAgcctcccaggcacagaccctcAAGACGCAGAGCGGAGAAG GCAACTGGCCCTGAAGGCCCTCAATGAGCGGCTGAAGAGAGTAGAGGACCAGTCCATCTGGCCAAGCATGGACGACGATGAAGAGGAGGCTGGGGCCAAGGTGGACAGCCCCCTGCCCTCAGACAAGGCCCCCACACTCCCAGGGAAGGGGGCTGCCCCAGAATCCAGCCTGATCACCTTCGAGGCTGCTCCTCCAAAGCTGTAA
- the CYB561D2 gene encoding transmembrane reductase CYB561D2 isoform X1: MSGWGDVAPGREAAPRRSGGARSKALSIPFSREETTASGWRCGLQPPAWLTMALSVETESHIYRALRTASGAAAHLVALGFTIFVAVLARPGSSLFSWHPVLMSLAFSFLMTEALLVFSPESSLLRSLSRKGRARCHWVLQLVALLCALLGLGLVILHKEQLGKAHLATWHGRAGLLAVLWAGLQCLGGVGLLYPKLLPRWPLAKLKLYHATSGLVGYLLGSASLLLGMCSLWFTATVTGGVWYLAMLCPVITSLVIMNQVSNAYLYRKRIQP, encoded by the exons ATGTCCGGGTGGGGAGACGTCGCACCCGGAAGGGAAGCGGCTCCGCGACGCAGCGGTGGCGCGCGCAGCAAAGCCCTGAGTATCCCGTTTTCTCGGGAGGAAACCACTGCGTCGGGTTGGCGCTGCGG GCTACAGCCACCGGCTTGGTTGACCATGGCCCTTTCTGTGGAGACCGAGTCGCACATCTACCGAGCTCTGCGCACTGCCTCTGGGGCTGCTGCCCACCTTGTGGCCCTGGGCTTCACCATCTTCGTGGCTGTGCTTGCCAGGCCTGGCTCCA GTCTGTTCTCCTGGCACCCTGTGCTTATGTCTCTGGCC TTCTCTTTCCTGATGACCGAGGCACTGCTGGTGTTCTCTCCTGAGAGTTCGCTGCTGCGCTCCCTCTCTCGGAAGGGCCGAGCACGCTGCCACTGGGTACTGCAGTTGGTGGCCCTGCTGTGTGCACTGCTGGGCCTGGGCCTTGTTATCCTCCACAAGGAACAGCTTGGCAAAGCCCACCTGGCCACATGGCATGGGCGAGCAGGGCTGCTAGCTGTgctgtgggctgggctgcagTGCTTAGGCGGGGTGGGGCTGCTCTACCCCAAACTGCTGCCCAGATGGCCCCTGGCAAAGCTCAAGCTGTACCATGCCACTTCTGGGCTCGTGGGCTACCTTCTGGGTAGTGCCAGCCTCTTGTTGGGCATGTGCTCACTCTGGTTCACTGCCACAGTCACCGGTGGGGTCTGGTACCTGGCCATGCTATGCCCTGTCATTACCAGCTTGGTCATCATGAACCAGGTGAGCAACGCCTACCTGTACCGCAAAAGGATCCAGCCGTGA
- the CYB561D2 gene encoding transmembrane reductase CYB561D2 isoform X3 has product MHSMRQPLPMALAGPRLQPPAWLTMALSVETESHIYRALRTASGAAAHLVALGFTIFVAVLARPGSSLFSWHPVLMSLAFSFLMTEALLVFSPESSLLRSLSRKGRARCHWVLQLVALLCALLGLGLVILHKEQLGKAHLATWHGRAGLLAVLWAGLQCLGGVGLLYPKLLPRWPLAKLKLYHATSGLVGYLLGSASLLLGMCSLWFTATVTGGVWYLAMLCPVITSLVIMNQVSNAYLYRKRIQP; this is encoded by the exons ATGCATTCGATGCGACAGCCGCTGCCCATGGCGCTAGCGGGGCCCAG GCTACAGCCACCGGCTTGGTTGACCATGGCCCTTTCTGTGGAGACCGAGTCGCACATCTACCGAGCTCTGCGCACTGCCTCTGGGGCTGCTGCCCACCTTGTGGCCCTGGGCTTCACCATCTTCGTGGCTGTGCTTGCCAGGCCTGGCTCCA GTCTGTTCTCCTGGCACCCTGTGCTTATGTCTCTGGCC TTCTCTTTCCTGATGACCGAGGCACTGCTGGTGTTCTCTCCTGAGAGTTCGCTGCTGCGCTCCCTCTCTCGGAAGGGCCGAGCACGCTGCCACTGGGTACTGCAGTTGGTGGCCCTGCTGTGTGCACTGCTGGGCCTGGGCCTTGTTATCCTCCACAAGGAACAGCTTGGCAAAGCCCACCTGGCCACATGGCATGGGCGAGCAGGGCTGCTAGCTGTgctgtgggctgggctgcagTGCTTAGGCGGGGTGGGGCTGCTCTACCCCAAACTGCTGCCCAGATGGCCCCTGGCAAAGCTCAAGCTGTACCATGCCACTTCTGGGCTCGTGGGCTACCTTCTGGGTAGTGCCAGCCTCTTGTTGGGCATGTGCTCACTCTGGTTCACTGCCACAGTCACCGGTGGGGTCTGGTACCTGGCCATGCTATGCCCTGTCATTACCAGCTTGGTCATCATGAACCAGGTGAGCAACGCCTACCTGTACCGCAAAAGGATCCAGCCGTGA
- the CYB561D2 gene encoding transmembrane reductase CYB561D2 isoform X2 translates to MRGHADRTPVFEHSWCLSWLQPPAWLTMALSVETESHIYRALRTASGAAAHLVALGFTIFVAVLARPGSSLFSWHPVLMSLAFSFLMTEALLVFSPESSLLRSLSRKGRARCHWVLQLVALLCALLGLGLVILHKEQLGKAHLATWHGRAGLLAVLWAGLQCLGGVGLLYPKLLPRWPLAKLKLYHATSGLVGYLLGSASLLLGMCSLWFTATVTGGVWYLAMLCPVITSLVIMNQVSNAYLYRKRIQP, encoded by the exons ATGCGGGGACACGCTGACAGGACGCCGGTCTTCGAGCATTCCTGGTGCCTGTCTTG GCTACAGCCACCGGCTTGGTTGACCATGGCCCTTTCTGTGGAGACCGAGTCGCACATCTACCGAGCTCTGCGCACTGCCTCTGGGGCTGCTGCCCACCTTGTGGCCCTGGGCTTCACCATCTTCGTGGCTGTGCTTGCCAGGCCTGGCTCCA GTCTGTTCTCCTGGCACCCTGTGCTTATGTCTCTGGCC TTCTCTTTCCTGATGACCGAGGCACTGCTGGTGTTCTCTCCTGAGAGTTCGCTGCTGCGCTCCCTCTCTCGGAAGGGCCGAGCACGCTGCCACTGGGTACTGCAGTTGGTGGCCCTGCTGTGTGCACTGCTGGGCCTGGGCCTTGTTATCCTCCACAAGGAACAGCTTGGCAAAGCCCACCTGGCCACATGGCATGGGCGAGCAGGGCTGCTAGCTGTgctgtgggctgggctgcagTGCTTAGGCGGGGTGGGGCTGCTCTACCCCAAACTGCTGCCCAGATGGCCCCTGGCAAAGCTCAAGCTGTACCATGCCACTTCTGGGCTCGTGGGCTACCTTCTGGGTAGTGCCAGCCTCTTGTTGGGCATGTGCTCACTCTGGTTCACTGCCACAGTCACCGGTGGGGTCTGGTACCTGGCCATGCTATGCCCTGTCATTACCAGCTTGGTCATCATGAACCAGGTGAGCAACGCCTACCTGTACCGCAAAAGGATCCAGCCGTGA
- the NPRL2 gene encoding GATOR1 complex protein NPRL2: MGSGCRIECIFFSEFHPTLGPKITYQVPEDFISRELFDTVQVYIITKPELQNKLITVTAMEKKLIGCPVCIEHKKYSRNALLFNLGFVCDAQAKTCALEPIVKKLAGYLTTLELESSFVSTEESKQKLVPIMTILLEELNASGRCTLPIDESNTIHLKVIEQRPDPPVAQEYDVPVFTKDKEDFFNSQWDLTTQQILPYIDGFRHVQKISAEADVELNLVRIAIQNLLYYGVVTLVSILQYSNVYCPTPKVQDLVDDKSLQEACLSYVTKQGHKRASLRDVFQLYCSLSPGTTVRDLIGRHPQQLQRVDERKLIQFGLMKNLIRRLQKYPVRVSREERSHPARLYTGCHSYDEICCKTGMSYHELDERLENDPNIIICWK; encoded by the exons ATGGGCAGCGGCTGTCGCATCGAATGCATATTCTTCAGCGAGTTCCATCCCACGCTGGGACCCAAGATCACCTATCAG gtCCCTGAGGACTTCATCTCCCGGGAGCTGTTTGACACAGtccaggtgtacatcattaccaAACCAGAGCTGCAGAACAAGCTCATCACTGT CACAGCTATGGAGAAAAAACTGATTGGCTGCCCTGTGTGCATCGAGCACAAGAAGTACAGCCGCAACGCCCTGCTCTTCAACTTAGGCTTCGTGTGTGATGCCCAGGCCAAGACGTGTGCCCTTGAGCCCATCGTCAAAAAGCTGGCTGGCTACCTGACCACACTGGAG CTAGAGAGCAGCTTTGTGTCCACGGAGGAGAGCAAGCAGAAGTTGGTGCCCATCATGACCATCTTGCTAGAGGAGCTAAACGCCTCAGGCCGGTGCACTCTGCCCATCG ATGAGTCCAACACCATCCACTTGAAAGTGATTGAGCAGCGGCCTGACCCTCCTGTGGCCCAGGAGTATGATGTGCCTGTCTTTACCAAGGACAAGGAGGATTTCTTCAACTCACAGTGGGACCTCACCACACAACAG ATCCTGCCCTACATTGATGGATTCCGCCACGTCCAGAAGATCTCGGCTGAGGCAGATGTGGAGCTCAACCTGGTGCGCATTGCCATCCAGAACCTGCT GTACTATGGCGTTGTGACACTGGTCTCCATCCTCCAG TACTCCAATGTGTACTGCCCAACACCCAAGGTCCAAGACTTGGTAGATGACAAGTCCCTGCAGGAGGCGTGTCTGTCATACGTGACCAAGCAAG GGCACAAGAGGGCCAGTCTCCGAGATGTGTTCCAGCTGTACTGCAGCCTGAGCCCTGGCACTACTGTGAGAGACCTCATTGGCCGCCACCCCCAGCAGCTGCAGCGTGTTGATGAACG GAAGCTGATCCAGTTTGGACTTATGAAGAACCTCATCCGGCGACTACAGAAGTATCCTGTGCGGGTGTCTCGGGAGGAGCGGAGCCACCCTGCCCGGCTTTACACAGGCTGCCACAGCTACGATGAGATCTGCTGCAAGACAG GCATGAGCTACCATGAGCTGGATGAACGGCTGGAAAACGACCCGAACATCATCATCTGCTGGAAGTGA